The region TAAGAATAATTTTTGGTTTGAAACAGGATTGCTTTATCAAAAAGTTGAAAGTGAAATTACACCGGCACCAACAGCATTGCCTGTTCAGTCATATAGTGCCGAAATTTGGTGGATGGAAATTCCAATGTATTTTCGTATGGATTTGAAACCTTGGTTCTTTTTTAAAGGGGGTACCATATTAGCTTTACAAAGCGAGGAATCGCTCTCTACATCTTTAAATAATCAAGGAGGATGGGGTGTTTTTATGGGTATGGGTTTTAATATTCCAATGTATAAAGCAATACGTTTGGAATTAGAGTCGGGAATTAAGGTTTTGTCAGTTTTGTCGTTTAAATCAATTAGTAATAATAGGCATTATGTAGCTCCAACGCTTGGAGTTAGGATTACCTACAGAAAATAGATTATTCCTCTACGTTATACTGGGTAATTAGTAAACGACTGTTTAATTCAAAAGCGAGCAAATTTCCAAAGCCTGCTTTTTTTGTCATATACACGCCATTATCCAAATCAATAAAATCTTGTTTTTCTGTATTAATACAATGATGGATATATTCCAAATCTACCGGTGTATGTCCGTGAATAAGCTGGCGATAAGCAATTTTTGATGGAATAACCTTAAATTCTTTAGCCCATAACATAGTTTGTTTATCGCTAAAAACATCTTCTTTTCTAAAGTTTAAACCG is a window of Bacteroidales bacterium DNA encoding:
- a CDS encoding outer membrane beta-barrel protein, giving the protein MQRAALVVLFLISLTLSAQENNTKSKFGLESKFNFGEFIFFNQMDGSAGINSDCASSFGISYSYNFKNNFWFETGLLYQKVESEITPAPTALPVQSYSAEIWWMEIPMYFRMDLKPWFFFKGGTILALQSEESLSTSLNNQGGWGVFMGMGFNIPMYKAIRLELESGIKVLSVLSFKSISNNRHYVAPTLGVRITYRK